The proteins below are encoded in one region of Desulfovibrio sp. Huiquan2017:
- a CDS encoding CoB--CoM heterodisulfide reductase iron-sulfur subunit A family protein codes for MNIGVFVCHCGSNIAGTVDTEAVAKAALSFREVVFATDTMYACSEPGQAGIVDAIKTYDLDGVVVASCTPRMHEATFRRTLERAGLNKYMFEMANIREHVSWVGKDMEANTRKASELVHMAVEKLRRNDYLEAGEFEINKRVMVIGGGVAGIQAALDCADGGLEVILVEREPSIGGKMSKLDKTFPTVDCSSCILGPKMVDVAQHPNITLYTLSEVDSVKGFVGNFDVTVRRKAAYVDWDACTGCGECTTKCPSKKTPDRFNEFIGNTTAINIPFPQAIPKKASINADACIKLTKGKCGVCAKVCPTEAIRFDQQDELITERVGAIIAATGYDLFDFTKYGQYGGGRYPDVITSMQYERLLSASGPTEGHIKRPSDGAEPKDIVFIQCVGSRDKSIGRPYCSGFCCMYTAKQTILTKDHMPDSQSYVFYMDIRSPGKNYDEFTRRAMEEYGARYIRGRVSAIQPKNGRYLVKGADTLLGQQVEVEADLVVLAVGAEAAKGSNELAEKLRISYDPYGFFMEGHPKLKPVETNTAGIYLAGSCQGPKDIPSSVAQGDAAAAKVLVLFSKDKLASDPQVSNVKLVRCIGCGKCESVCPFGAIEMVDFRGMPKASVIETVCQGCGVCTAACPQGAIQLRHFTDNQILAEVNTLCL; via the coding sequence TCCGAACCCGGCCAGGCGGGCATCGTGGACGCCATCAAGACCTATGACCTGGACGGCGTGGTGGTGGCCTCCTGCACCCCGCGCATGCACGAAGCGACCTTCCGGCGCACCCTGGAACGGGCGGGCCTGAACAAATACATGTTCGAGATGGCCAACATCCGGGAGCACGTCTCCTGGGTCGGCAAGGACATGGAGGCCAACACCCGCAAGGCCTCCGAACTGGTCCACATGGCCGTCGAGAAACTGCGCCGCAACGACTACCTCGAAGCGGGCGAGTTCGAAATCAACAAGCGGGTCATGGTCATCGGCGGCGGTGTGGCGGGCATCCAGGCCGCCCTGGACTGCGCCGACGGCGGACTCGAAGTGATTCTGGTGGAGCGCGAGCCGAGCATCGGCGGCAAGATGTCCAAGCTCGACAAGACGTTCCCCACCGTGGACTGTTCAAGCTGCATCCTCGGCCCCAAGATGGTGGATGTGGCCCAGCATCCCAACATCACCCTGTACACCCTGTCCGAGGTGGACTCCGTGAAAGGGTTCGTGGGTAACTTCGACGTCACCGTGCGCCGCAAGGCCGCCTACGTGGACTGGGACGCCTGCACAGGTTGCGGCGAATGCACCACCAAGTGTCCGAGCAAGAAGACCCCGGACCGTTTCAACGAATTCATCGGCAATACCACGGCCATCAACATCCCCTTCCCCCAGGCCATCCCCAAGAAGGCGAGCATCAATGCGGACGCCTGCATCAAGCTGACCAAGGGCAAGTGCGGTGTCTGCGCCAAGGTCTGTCCCACCGAAGCGATCCGTTTCGACCAACAGGATGAACTGATCACCGAGCGGGTGGGGGCGATCATCGCGGCCACGGGCTACGATCTGTTCGACTTCACCAAGTACGGCCAATACGGCGGCGGCCGGTACCCGGACGTGATCACGTCCATGCAGTACGAACGCCTGCTCTCGGCCTCCGGTCCCACCGAAGGGCACATAAAGCGGCCCTCGGACGGCGCCGAGCCCAAGGACATCGTCTTCATCCAGTGCGTGGGGTCCCGCGACAAGTCCATCGGCCGTCCCTACTGTTCCGGTTTCTGCTGCATGTACACGGCCAAGCAGACCATCCTGACCAAGGACCACATGCCCGACTCCCAGTCCTACGTCTTCTACATGGACATCCGTTCGCCCGGTAAGAACTACGACGAGTTTACCCGGCGTGCCATGGAGGAATATGGCGCCCGGTACATCCGAGGCAGGGTTTCCGCCATCCAGCCGAAAAACGGCCGCTATCTGGTCAAGGGCGCGGACACGCTCCTGGGCCAGCAGGTGGAAGTCGAGGCCGACCTCGTCGTTCTCGCCGTGGGAGCCGAGGCCGCCAAAGGCTCGAACGAACTGGCGGAGAAACTCCGCATCTCCTACGACCCCTACGGATTCTTCATGGAAGGCCATCCCAAGCTCAAGCCCGTCGAGACCAACACCGCAGGCATCTACCTCGCGGGGTCCTGCCAAGGGCCCAAGGACATTCCTTCCTCCGTGGCCCAGGGCGACGCAGCCGCGGCCAAGGTGCTGGTCCTGTTCTCCAAGGACAAGCTGGCCAGCGATCCCCAGGTCTCCAACGTCAAGCTGGTGCGCTGCATCGGCTGCGGCAAGTGCGAATCGGTCTGCCCCTTCGGGGCCATCGAAATGGTCGATTTCCGGGGCATGCCCAAGGCCTCGGTCATCGAGACCGTGTGCCAGGGCTGCGGCGTCTGCACGGCCGCCTGCCCGCAGGGGGCCATCCAGTTGCGCCACTTCACCGACAACCAGATACTCGCCGAGGTGAACACCTTATGTCTGTAA
- a CDS encoding 4Fe-4S dicluster domain-containing protein — translation MASSIDDLKSAIKEALPDLDMVIAWTAGPDPLSHTPLFITDEADIERIAWDPRCSQNLAGYLTGLRGKKVGVVAKGCDARSIVELLQEKLIDREDVTIFGLHCTGAVDARTTRKALGSSRGVEDVAIDGATARFTVAGEAKTLPLGETLQQKCFTCTGADAEVCDHFIGEHGLPPQVGERPASTLEELEAMSMEERLHFWEDQMTRCIRCYACRSACPLCVCQDHCAAQSREPHWVDQTDHPREKLMFQAIHALHTAGRCTECGECERACPMGLPIMTLKQALNRSIQDLFDYRAGTDPDQAPPLFEFREEEKNIKEREW, via the coding sequence ATGGCATCATCCATTGATGATTTGAAATCGGCGATCAAAGAGGCGCTGCCCGACCTGGACATGGTCATTGCCTGGACGGCTGGGCCCGACCCGTTGAGCCATACACCGCTGTTCATCACCGACGAAGCGGACATCGAACGCATTGCATGGGACCCCCGCTGTTCCCAGAACCTGGCCGGATATCTGACTGGTCTGCGCGGGAAAAAGGTCGGCGTCGTGGCCAAAGGGTGCGACGCCCGGTCCATCGTCGAATTGTTGCAGGAAAAGCTCATCGACCGCGAAGACGTGACCATCTTCGGCCTCCATTGCACCGGGGCCGTGGACGCCCGGACGACACGCAAGGCCCTCGGCTCGTCCCGTGGGGTCGAGGACGTCGCCATAGACGGCGCGACGGCCCGGTTCACCGTGGCCGGGGAAGCCAAGACCCTGCCCCTGGGCGAGACATTGCAGCAAAAATGCTTCACCTGCACCGGGGCCGACGCCGAGGTCTGCGATCACTTCATCGGCGAGCACGGCCTGCCGCCCCAGGTGGGGGAACGGCCCGCCTCGACCCTGGAGGAGCTGGAGGCCATGAGCATGGAAGAGCGCCTCCACTTCTGGGAAGACCAGATGACCCGGTGCATCCGCTGCTATGCCTGCCGATCCGCATGTCCCCTGTGCGTCTGCCAGGACCACTGCGCGGCCCAGAGCCGCGAACCCCATTGGGTGGACCAGACCGACCACCCCAGGGAAAAGCTCATGTTCCAGGCCATCCACGCCCTGCACACGGCCGGGCGCTGCACCGAGTGTGGCGAATGCGAGCGGGCCTGCCCCATGGGGCTGCCCATCATGACCCTGAAGCAGGCCCTCAACCGCAGCATCCAGGATCTCTTCGACTACCGGGCCGGAACCGACCCGGACCAGGCCCCGCCGCTGTTCGAATTCCGTGAAGAGGAGAAAAACATCAAGGAAAGGGAGTGGTAA
- a CDS encoding FAD/NAD(P)-binding protein — MTSTDATNLYLPDMATIQEVIQETSNIKTFRITLNNPDAMRRFRFEPGQVGQLSVFGVGESTFVINSSPTRMDYLQFSVMRVGEITEKLHKLRPGDQVGVRAPLGNCFPYEDMKGKDIVFVGGGIGMAPLRTLLLYMLDNREDYGKISLLYGARSPSDMAFSYELPEWLEREDMTTELTVDNGTPDWKHHVGLIPNVLKEMAPSAENAFAVTCGPPIMIKFTIEALHSLGFNDEQIVTTLEKRMKCGVGICGRCNIGTKYVCKDGPVFTYAQLRQLPNEL, encoded by the coding sequence ATGACTAGTACCGACGCGACCAATCTGTATCTTCCCGATATGGCCACCATACAGGAGGTGATTCAGGAGACGTCCAACATCAAGACGTTCCGCATCACCCTCAACAATCCCGACGCCATGCGAAGGTTCCGCTTCGAGCCGGGACAGGTGGGGCAATTGTCCGTATTCGGCGTGGGCGAATCCACTTTCGTCATCAACTCCTCGCCCACCCGCATGGACTACCTCCAATTCAGCGTCATGCGCGTGGGCGAGATCACCGAGAAGCTGCACAAGCTGCGCCCCGGCGACCAGGTCGGCGTGCGCGCCCCCCTGGGCAACTGTTTTCCCTATGAGGACATGAAGGGCAAGGACATCGTCTTCGTCGGCGGCGGCATCGGCATGGCCCCGTTGCGGACGCTGCTCCTCTACATGCTCGACAATCGCGAGGACTACGGCAAGATCTCGCTGCTCTATGGCGCCCGCAGCCCTTCGGACATGGCCTTCAGCTACGAGCTGCCCGAGTGGCTCGAACGCGAGGACATGACCACCGAACTGACCGTGGACAACGGCACGCCGGACTGGAAGCACCATGTGGGACTGATCCCCAACGTGCTCAAGGAGATGGCTCCCTCGGCGGAGAACGCCTTCGCCGTGACCTGCGGGCCGCCGATCATGATCAAGTTTACCATCGAGGCCTTACATTCGCTGGGATTCAATGACGAACAGATCGTCACGACTCTGGAGAAGCGGATGAAGTGCGGGGTGGGCATCTGTGGCCGATGCAACATCGGCACCAAATATGTCTGCAAGGACGGCCCGGTCTTTACCTATGCGCAGCTTCGGCAACTGCCCAACGAGTTATAG
- a CDS encoding hydrogenase iron-sulfur subunit — protein sequence MSVNEGKELRIIGFLCNWCSYAGADTAGVGRFAQPTDLRIVRLPCTGRINPLFIVRAFMNGADGVLVSGCHPRDCHYSEGNFYARRRLEVLKALLPVLGVDPGRFEYTWVSASEGQRWRSVVTSFTEQVHALGPMPGFKSGTSLDMCLCHMDQNQVL from the coding sequence ATGTCTGTAAACGAAGGAAAGGAACTGCGGATCATCGGATTCCTTTGCAACTGGTGCTCCTACGCGGGCGCCGATACCGCGGGCGTGGGCCGGTTCGCCCAACCCACGGACCTGCGCATCGTCCGATTGCCCTGCACGGGCCGCATCAACCCGCTGTTCATCGTCCGCGCGTTCATGAACGGTGCCGACGGCGTGCTCGTCTCGGGCTGCCATCCCCGTGACTGCCATTACTCCGAAGGCAACTTCTACGCCCGCAGGCGGCTTGAAGTCCTCAAGGCCCTGCTGCCCGTCCTCGGCGTCGATCCCGGCCGCTTCGAATACACCTGGGTCTCGGCCTCCGAGGGTCAGCGTTGGCGGTCGGTGGTCACCAGCTTCACCGAACAGGTGCACGCGCTGGGCCCCATGCCCGGTTTCAAGTCCGGAACCAGCCTGGACATGTGCCTGTGTCACATGGACCAAAACCAGGTCCTTTAA
- a CDS encoding 4Fe-4S dicluster domain-containing protein, with protein sequence MLTARYIANDKLLPWLLSLTETRQVLAPVQVGGQTLFAPLDADSRLDLKGLADASAKAALLPRCETLFEFHYSKSEGVPSRTELELRETLPDQETFLFGARPCDAKGFTVFDRVYDAGTRRDIYYCSRRDKTLVAVLACTDPADTCFCNRVGGGPGETDGADILFTPVKGGFVVEAVTERGDAFLLEQPLVEAEDRTEEARKVREAVSDAMPDEAPLVGIQSKVLELFDDKGFWEGITSKCLSCGACSYLCPTCYCFNMTDEIKGDDGVRIRTWDNCMSFQFTLEGSGHNPRDGKAQRMRNRIGHKFSYYPELHDGNLACVGCGRCIVHCPVSMDVRAIVDQARDRALAKEEHVND encoded by the coding sequence ATGCTCACCGCACGATATATCGCCAACGACAAGCTTTTGCCCTGGCTCCTGTCCCTGACCGAAACGCGGCAGGTACTGGCCCCGGTGCAGGTGGGCGGACAAACCCTCTTCGCGCCCCTGGACGCGGACAGCCGCCTGGATCTGAAAGGACTGGCCGACGCCTCGGCCAAGGCGGCCCTGCTCCCCCGTTGCGAGACCCTGTTCGAGTTTCACTACTCCAAGAGCGAGGGGGTGCCGTCCAGGACCGAGCTCGAATTGCGGGAGACCCTGCCCGACCAGGAGACGTTCCTCTTCGGCGCCAGGCCCTGCGACGCAAAAGGGTTCACCGTGTTCGACCGCGTCTATGACGCCGGAACCCGCCGCGACATCTACTACTGTTCCCGCCGGGACAAGACCCTGGTGGCGGTGCTGGCCTGCACCGATCCCGCGGACACCTGCTTCTGCAACCGCGTGGGCGGCGGCCCGGGCGAGACGGATGGCGCGGACATCCTGTTCACGCCCGTGAAGGGAGGCTTCGTGGTCGAAGCCGTGACCGAACGGGGCGATGCGTTCCTGCTGGAACAGCCCTTGGTGGAGGCCGAAGACAGAACGGAGGAGGCCCGCAAGGTCCGCGAGGCCGTGAGCGACGCCATGCCCGATGAAGCGCCCCTCGTCGGAATCCAGAGCAAAGTGCTCGAACTCTTCGACGACAAGGGATTCTGGGAGGGAATAACGTCCAAATGTCTGAGCTGCGGAGCGTGCAGTTACCTCTGCCCGACCTGCTACTGCTTCAACATGACCGATGAGATCAAGGGCGATGACGGCGTCCGGATACGGACCTGGGACAACTGCATGTCCTTCCAGTTCACCCTGGAAGGCAGCGGCCACAATCCCCGCGACGGAAAGGCCCAGCGCATGCGCAACCGGATCGGCCACAAGTTCAGCTATTACCCCGAACTGCACGACGGCAATCTTGCCTGCGTAGGGTGCGGACGATGCATCGTGCATTGCCCCGTGTCCATGGACGTCCGGGCCATCGTCGACCAGGCGCGGGACCGCGCCTTGGCCAAAGAGGAGCACGTCAATGACTAG